The following coding sequences are from one Actinomycetota bacterium window:
- the ligA gene encoding NAD-dependent DNA ligase LigA, with amino-acid sequence MARTQNQTQERKLAEAKRRVEELREQINHHAYRYYVLDDPEVSDAEYDELVRELQALENEFPELITPDSPTQRVGISPADLFAPVTHATPMLSLDNAFSREELEAWGRRVERIVGEGARFACELKIDGVAVALTYEDGAYVRGATRGDGVTGEDITANIRTVRAVPQRLRLSDPPRMLEVRGEMYLPVKAFEQLNEQLLAEGKRAFANPRNAAAGSLRQKDPTVTASRPLRLWCHGLGRAEGMRFASHSESLAWLREAGLPVDHNIRVVDTLDQVFSFVEHWGKHRHSVDYEIDGVVVKVDQIPLQEELGATSHAPRWAIAYKFPPEERTTLLRAIDVHTGRTGVVTPFARLEPVFVSGVTVTTATLHNEDEVRRKDVRVGDTVIVRRAGDVIPEVVGPVLSKRPKNARRWRFPKRCPSCGTELVRREGEAYRRCPNKRGCPSQNVEWLFAFASRGAMDIEGLGYKTGYLLLDLGWIQDPADVYSLTAEQLAQLPGFAEKRIENLLNAIRASKDRPVWRLLVALNIPHVGSTVARLLTQAFPSVDRLSAATEEDVAAVEGVGPVIARSMVEWFADEHNRALLHKLRGAGVRMEDPEPERPPEGPLTGSTIVLTGGLAAMSRDDATRAAEEAGAKVVSSVSKKTDFVVAGENPGSKYDKAVQLGVEVIDEQEFLKRLGR; translated from the coding sequence GTGGCCCGGACCCAGAACCAGACCCAGGAACGGAAGCTCGCCGAGGCGAAGCGCCGCGTCGAGGAGCTTCGGGAGCAGATCAACCACCACGCGTACCGGTACTACGTCCTGGACGACCCCGAGGTCTCCGACGCCGAGTACGACGAGCTGGTCCGCGAGCTCCAGGCCCTCGAGAACGAGTTCCCCGAGCTCATCACGCCGGACAGCCCCACCCAGCGGGTCGGCATCTCACCCGCGGACCTGTTCGCGCCGGTCACGCACGCCACGCCCATGCTCTCGCTCGACAACGCGTTCAGCCGCGAGGAGCTTGAGGCCTGGGGCCGCCGGGTGGAGCGCATCGTCGGCGAGGGTGCCCGGTTCGCCTGTGAGCTGAAGATCGACGGCGTCGCCGTGGCGCTCACGTACGAGGACGGCGCCTACGTCCGCGGCGCGACCCGGGGCGATGGCGTGACCGGTGAGGACATCACCGCGAACATCCGGACGGTGCGGGCTGTCCCCCAGCGACTCCGGCTGTCCGATCCGCCGAGGATGCTGGAGGTCCGCGGCGAGATGTACCTCCCCGTGAAGGCCTTCGAGCAGCTCAACGAGCAGCTGCTGGCCGAGGGGAAGCGCGCCTTCGCCAACCCCCGGAACGCCGCCGCCGGGTCCCTCCGGCAGAAGGACCCCACGGTCACGGCGTCGCGTCCCCTTCGGCTGTGGTGCCACGGCCTGGGGAGGGCCGAGGGGATGCGGTTCGCCTCCCACTCCGAGTCCTTGGCCTGGCTGCGGGAGGCGGGGCTTCCGGTCGACCACAACATCAGGGTGGTGGACACGCTCGATCAGGTGTTCTCGTTCGTCGAGCACTGGGGGAAGCACCGCCACTCGGTCGACTACGAGATCGACGGCGTGGTGGTGAAGGTGGACCAGATCCCGCTCCAGGAGGAGCTCGGGGCGACGTCGCACGCGCCGCGGTGGGCCATCGCGTACAAGTTCCCGCCGGAGGAGCGGACCACGCTGCTCCGGGCCATCGACGTGCACACCGGCAGGACCGGGGTGGTCACGCCGTTCGCCCGCCTGGAGCCCGTGTTCGTGAGCGGCGTCACCGTCACCACGGCCACGCTGCACAACGAGGACGAGGTGAGGCGCAAGGACGTCCGGGTCGGCGACACCGTCATCGTGCGGCGGGCCGGGGACGTCATCCCGGAGGTGGTCGGGCCGGTCCTGTCGAAGCGTCCCAAGAACGCGAGGCGATGGAGGTTTCCGAAGCGGTGCCCCTCCTGCGGGACGGAGCTCGTCCGCAGGGAAGGCGAGGCCTACCGGCGGTGCCCGAACAAGCGGGGCTGCCCGTCGCAGAACGTGGAATGGCTGTTCGCGTTCGCCTCGCGTGGGGCCATGGACATCGAGGGCCTCGGCTACAAGACGGGCTACCTGCTGCTGGACCTGGGCTGGATCCAGGACCCCGCCGACGTCTACTCGCTCACCGCGGAGCAGCTGGCGCAGCTGCCGGGGTTCGCGGAGAAGCGCATCGAGAACCTGCTCAACGCGATCCGGGCCTCGAAGGACCGGCCCGTGTGGAGGCTGCTGGTGGCGCTGAACATCCCCCACGTCGGGTCCACGGTGGCCCGGCTCCTGACCCAGGCGTTCCCGTCGGTCGACCGGCTCTCCGCAGCGACCGAGGAGGACGTCGCGGCGGTGGAGGGCGTGGGGCCGGTCATCGCCCGCAGCATGGTGGAGTGGTTCGCCGACGAGCACAACCGCGCGCTGCTGCACAAGCTCCGGGGGGCCGGCGTCCGTATGGAGGACCCCGAGCCCGAGCGGCCACCGGAAGGCCCGCTCACCGGCTCGACCATCGTGCTCACAGGCGGCCTGGCGGCCATGTCCCGCGACGACGCGACCCGGGCGGCCGAGGAAGCAGGCGCCAAGGTCGTGTCGTCGGTCAGCAAGAAGACCGACTTCGTGGTGGCCGGAGAGAACCCCGGCTCGAAGTACGACAAGGCCGTCCAGCTGGGCGTCGAGGTCATCGACGAGCAGGAGTTCCTGAAGCGCCTGGGCCGGTAG
- a CDS encoding class I SAM-dependent methyltransferase, protein MARGRPIFAAFYDVIGRIDERAGMRERRRDLLAQAHGRVVEIGAGTGLNFAHYPRAVTKVEATEPDPHMRKRARKAAAVAPVPVQVTDAAAEALPFEDASFDAAVATLVLCSVRDPDMALHEIRRVLKPGGRLLFFEHVRGTGRLARWQDRLERPWGWFAGGCHPNRDTLQAVREAGFELEQVEEFDFNPALVLVRPHASGAAARPIGR, encoded by the coding sequence ATGGCCCGAGGCCGGCCGATCTTCGCGGCGTTCTACGACGTCATCGGGCGGATCGACGAGCGCGCTGGGATGCGCGAACGCCGCCGCGACCTCTTGGCGCAGGCCCACGGCCGCGTCGTGGAGATCGGCGCGGGGACCGGCCTGAACTTCGCTCACTATCCCCGGGCGGTGACCAAGGTGGAGGCCACCGAGCCCGACCCGCACATGCGCAAGCGGGCCCGGAAGGCGGCGGCCGTCGCGCCGGTGCCGGTCCAGGTGACGGACGCCGCCGCGGAGGCGCTGCCGTTCGAGGATGCCTCCTTCGACGCCGCGGTGGCCACGCTGGTGCTGTGCTCGGTGCGGGACCCGGACATGGCCCTGCACGAGATCCGTAGGGTGCTCAAGCCCGGCGGGCGCCTGCTGTTCTTCGAGCACGTCCGGGGCACCGGCCGCCTGGCCCGGTGGCAGGACCGGCTGGAGCGTCCCTGGGGATGGTTCGCCGGCGGATGCCACCCCAACCGGGACACGCTCCAGGCCGTCCGGGAGGCCGGCTTCGAGCTGGAGCAGGTCGAGGAGTTCGATTTCAACCCGGCCCTGGTGCTGGTTCGTCCCCATGCCAGCGGGGCCGCCGCCCGCCCCATCGGCCGCTGA
- the mnmA gene encoding tRNA 2-thiouridine(34) synthase MnmA, with protein sequence MSGGVDSSVAACVLAELGYEVLGSHMRLVHTGGVEHGCCGPRAEADARAVAELAGFPFEVADLSEEFERTVLADFFGEHRAGRTPNPCVRCNEQIKFGAFLARADRLAVDFVATGHYVRTARDPEGGWHLLKGADPGKDQSYMLHTLGQRELARALFPVGGQPKAETRAYARRRGLPVAGKPDSQEVCFVPGADHTAFLERHAPDLVREGEVVDPSGRVLGRHEGTFRFTVGQRRGLGVSTGERSYVVDVDRAAGRVVVGPGELLARRGLEADRVSWVGGRPPEDGPFEAEVRIRYRGDAVPAVVTAGGRRARVEFRSPQRAIAPGQSVVFYRDEELLGGGRITRALR encoded by the coding sequence ATGTCCGGAGGGGTGGACTCCTCGGTGGCCGCGTGCGTGCTGGCCGAGCTGGGCTATGAGGTGCTGGGCTCGCACATGCGACTGGTCCACACGGGCGGGGTGGAGCACGGCTGCTGCGGTCCCCGGGCCGAGGCCGACGCCCGGGCCGTGGCCGAGCTGGCCGGGTTCCCCTTCGAGGTCGCAGACCTGTCGGAGGAGTTCGAGCGGACCGTGCTGGCCGACTTCTTCGGCGAGCACCGGGCCGGGCGGACCCCCAACCCGTGCGTTCGGTGCAACGAGCAGATCAAGTTCGGCGCGTTCCTGGCCCGCGCCGACCGGCTGGCGGTGGACTTCGTGGCCACCGGCCACTACGTGCGAACGGCGCGCGACCCTGAGGGCGGGTGGCACCTGCTGAAGGGGGCCGACCCCGGCAAGGACCAGTCGTACATGCTGCACACGCTGGGGCAGCGCGAGCTGGCCCGCGCGCTGTTCCCGGTGGGCGGCCAGCCCAAGGCGGAGACCCGCGCCTACGCCCGGCGCCGGGGCCTGCCGGTGGCGGGGAAGCCGGATTCCCAGGAAGTGTGCTTCGTCCCGGGCGCCGACCACACGGCGTTCCTGGAGCGCCACGCGCCGGACCTGGTCCGGGAAGGCGAGGTGGTGGATCCCTCCGGCCGGGTGCTGGGCCGGCACGAGGGGACCTTCCGCTTCACCGTCGGGCAGCGCCGGGGCCTGGGCGTTTCTACAGGCGAGCGCAGCTACGTGGTGGACGTGGACAGAGCGGCCGGCCGCGTGGTGGTGGGGCCGGGCGAGCTGCTGGCCCGCCGGGGCCTGGAGGCCGACCGGGTGTCGTGGGTGGGCGGGCGTCCCCCCGAGGACGGCCCGTTCGAGGCCGAGGTCCGCATCCGGTACCGGGGCGACGCGGTCCCGGCGGTGGTCACGGCCGGCGGCCGGCGGGCTCGGGTGGAGTTCCGGAGCCCCCAGCGGGCCATCGCGCCCGGCCAGAGCGTGGTGTTCTACCGGGACGAGGAGCTGCTGGGCGGGGGCCGGATCACCCGCGCCCTGCGCTGA
- a CDS encoding ribbon-helix-helix domain-containing protein: MRKTTVYLSDEEAEALKHASAVSGKSQSELIREGVRRVTRGRRHKRAFHSMGIGEGPGLPIGQMAEEILEREWAGDLDADR; this comes from the coding sequence ATGAGGAAGACCACTGTGTACCTGAGCGACGAGGAAGCGGAGGCCCTCAAGCACGCCTCCGCGGTCTCCGGCAAGTCGCAGTCCGAGCTCATCCGGGAAGGGGTCCGCCGAGTGACGCGCGGGCGGCGGCACAAGCGCGCGTTCCACAGCATGGGCATCGGCGAGGGTCCGGGGCTGCCGATCGGGCAGATGGCGGAGGAGATCCTGGAACGGGAGTGGGCTGGCGATCTTGACGCTGATCGTTGA
- the gatA gene encoding Asp-tRNA(Asn)/Glu-tRNA(Gln) amidotransferase subunit GatA yields the protein MARRLRAGEASAAEIAESALRRVEDVDGDVRAFLTVTAERAREQAAAVDARLAGGEELPAVAGIPLALKDVLATRGIRSTCGSKILETYVPPYDCTAWARLREAGSVLVGKTNCDEFAMGSSGENSGYFVTHNPWDLDRVPGGSSAGSAAAVAAGEAVWALGTDTGGSVRQPASLCGVVGLKPTYGLVSRYGLIAFASSLDHVGTFSRSVRDAAVLLSAIAGNDPRDATSVDRPPRDYTEGLDAGLRGLRVGVTRESFDEGVEPAVRDSIRAALDRVERMGAQIGDATLAHQDYAFSAYYLLAPAECSSNLARYDGVRYGLRVPGAGDVVEMMMKTRGAGFGDEVKRRMILGTYSLSAGYYDAFYGQAQRVRTLVIRDYAEQFERFDVLVSPTSPTTAFRIGERTDDPVAMYLSDVFTIPADLAGVPAISVPCGVDESGLPIGLQFTGKALDEATVLRAASAFEQDLGRRERPPLLAPLAG from the coding sequence CTGGCGCGACGGCTCCGCGCCGGCGAGGCCTCGGCGGCCGAGATCGCGGAATCCGCCCTGCGGCGCGTGGAGGACGTGGACGGCGACGTCCGCGCCTTCCTGACCGTGACGGCGGAGCGGGCTCGGGAACAGGCCGCCGCGGTCGACGCGCGGCTGGCGGGCGGGGAGGAGCTTCCGGCCGTGGCGGGCATCCCGCTGGCGCTGAAGGACGTCCTGGCGACACGGGGCATCCGCAGCACCTGCGGCTCGAAGATCCTCGAGACCTACGTGCCCCCGTACGACTGCACCGCGTGGGCCCGTCTGCGTGAGGCGGGCTCGGTCCTGGTCGGGAAGACCAACTGCGACGAGTTCGCCATGGGCTCGTCGGGCGAGAACTCCGGCTACTTCGTGACCCACAACCCCTGGGACCTGGACCGGGTGCCGGGTGGTTCGTCGGCGGGCTCGGCGGCGGCGGTCGCGGCGGGGGAGGCGGTGTGGGCCCTCGGCACCGACACCGGCGGCTCGGTGCGCCAGCCGGCCTCGCTGTGCGGCGTGGTCGGGCTGAAGCCCACGTACGGCCTGGTGTCTCGCTACGGGCTGATCGCCTTCGCGTCCTCCCTGGACCACGTGGGCACGTTCAGCCGCAGCGTCCGGGACGCCGCGGTCCTGCTCTCGGCCATCGCGGGCAACGATCCCCGCGACGCCACCAGCGTGGACCGGCCGCCCCGTGACTACACCGAGGGGCTGGACGCCGGGCTGCGAGGGCTGCGGGTCGGGGTGACCCGGGAGTCGTTCGACGAGGGCGTGGAGCCGGCCGTGCGCGATTCCATCCGCGCCGCCCTCGACCGGGTGGAGCGGATGGGCGCCCAGATCGGCGATGCCACCCTGGCCCACCAGGACTACGCGTTCAGCGCGTACTACCTGCTGGCGCCGGCGGAGTGCTCGTCGAACCTGGCTCGCTACGACGGGGTCCGGTACGGCCTGCGGGTGCCGGGGGCCGGCGATGTGGTCGAGATGATGATGAAGACGCGCGGCGCCGGCTTCGGCGACGAGGTCAAGCGGCGCATGATCCTGGGTACCTACTCGCTGTCCGCGGGCTACTACGACGCCTTCTACGGTCAGGCCCAGCGGGTCCGCACGCTGGTGATCCGCGACTACGCGGAGCAGTTCGAGCGGTTCGACGTGCTGGTGTCCCCGACGTCGCCCACCACGGCCTTCCGGATCGGCGAGCGCACGGACGATCCCGTCGCCATGTACCTCTCGGACGTGTTCACCATCCCGGCCGACCTGGCGGGCGTGCCGGCCATCTCTGTTCCGTGCGGTGTGGACGAATCCGGTCTGCCCATCGGGCTCCAGTTCACCGGGAAGGCCCTCGACGAGGCGACCGTGCTGCGGGCCGCCTCCGCGTTCGAGCAGGACCTGGGGCGGCGGGAGCGACCGCCGCTCCTGGCCCCGCTGGCCGGCTGA
- the gatC gene encoding Asp-tRNA(Asn)/Glu-tRNA(Gln) amidotransferase subunit GatC has translation MARMPVEIDIDHVARLARLALTPEERERLRVQLGVILEHAARVQEVAAEDVPPTAYAVPRTNVLRPDAVAPCLPLEEALAGAPEVEGDRFKVPRITEQE, from the coding sequence CTGGCGCGCATGCCGGTCGAGATCGACATCGACCACGTCGCGCGCCTGGCGCGGCTGGCCCTGACGCCGGAGGAGCGGGAGCGGCTCCGGGTCCAGCTCGGGGTGATCCTCGAGCACGCCGCCCGGGTCCAGGAAGTGGCGGCCGAGGACGTCCCGCCGACCGCGTACGCCGTGCCGCGCACGAACGTCCTGCGGCCCGACGCGGTCGCGCCGTGCCTGCCCTTGGAGGAAGCGCTGGCCGGCGCGCCCGAGGTGGAGGGCGACCGGTTCAAGGTCCCCCGGATCACGGAGCAGGAGTAG
- a CDS encoding PIN domain-containing protein has product MTLIVDTGPLYAQADRRNPGREPVVDILLNERGPLVVSAFVAAETDYLITKRLGIDAEIAFLRDVAEGTYAVECLSSGELELAREVIEAYRDLTMGLADASMVVLARRYGTRRLLTFDERHFRAVRPLQGGSFTILPADA; this is encoded by the coding sequence TTGACGCTGATCGTTGATACCGGCCCGCTGTACGCGCAGGCCGACCGGCGCAATCCGGGACGCGAGCCTGTGGTGGACATCCTCCTCAACGAGCGCGGACCACTCGTCGTGTCAGCCTTCGTCGCCGCCGAGACCGACTACCTCATCACGAAGCGGCTGGGAATCGACGCGGAGATCGCCTTCCTCCGGGACGTGGCCGAGGGAACGTACGCCGTGGAGTGCCTGTCCTCAGGCGAGCTGGAGCTGGCGCGCGAAGTCATCGAGGCGTACCGCGATCTGACCATGGGCCTCGCCGACGCTTCCATGGTCGTGCTGGCGCGACGCTATGGGACCCGGCGCCTGCTCACGTTCGACGAGCGACACTTCCGTGCCGTGCGGCCCCTTCAGGGGGGCTCTTTCACGATCCTGCCGGCGGACGCCTGA
- a CDS encoding aminoglycoside phosphotransferase family protein, whose protein sequence is MAGSEPDTDSAFPAAEGSRLAWEDVPAPVRSALDGRFGSPVVRAEVQTGGFSPGTAARVQLRDGRRAFVKAVGPTPNPDSPLLHRNEARVAAAMPPEAPVPRFLFAYDDGEWVALAFEDVDGRHPEVPWRRDELDRVLAAVGELVTSLTPTPVDALPVAAYFEEEFRGWRELAAGGAELDWLDPWALSNLDRLAELEEGWPTAAAGETLLHGDLRADNILVTPDRVVFVDWPHASVGAGWVDLTFMLPSVAMQRGPKPWELFEHHPLGVSAPPDRVDAVVAALAGFFVWRGSLPPPPGIPGVRAFQRAQGARALEWLRHRLGGV, encoded by the coding sequence ATGGCCGGCTCCGAACCCGACACCGATTCCGCGTTTCCCGCCGCCGAGGGCTCCCGGCTGGCCTGGGAGGACGTGCCGGCCCCGGTGCGCTCGGCCCTGGACGGGCGATTCGGATCGCCGGTGGTCCGGGCGGAGGTCCAGACGGGCGGGTTCTCGCCGGGCACGGCGGCTCGGGTCCAGCTGCGGGACGGCCGGCGTGCGTTCGTGAAGGCGGTGGGGCCCACGCCGAACCCGGACTCGCCCCTGCTCCATCGCAACGAGGCCCGGGTTGCGGCGGCGATGCCGCCGGAGGCTCCGGTTCCCCGGTTCCTGTTCGCGTACGACGACGGCGAATGGGTGGCGCTGGCGTTCGAGGACGTGGACGGGCGGCACCCGGAGGTCCCGTGGCGTCGCGACGAGCTGGATCGGGTCCTGGCGGCGGTGGGGGAGCTGGTGACCTCGCTCACCCCCACGCCGGTGGACGCGCTGCCGGTGGCGGCGTACTTCGAGGAAGAGTTTCGGGGCTGGCGGGAGCTCGCGGCGGGCGGCGCCGAGCTGGACTGGCTGGACCCGTGGGCCCTGTCGAATCTCGACCGGCTGGCTGAGCTGGAGGAAGGGTGGCCGACCGCGGCGGCCGGCGAGACGCTCCTGCACGGGGACCTCCGGGCGGACAACATCCTGGTCACGCCGGATCGCGTGGTGTTCGTGGACTGGCCGCATGCCTCGGTCGGGGCGGGATGGGTCGACCTGACCTTCATGCTCCCGAGCGTGGCCATGCAGCGCGGGCCGAAGCCGTGGGAGCTGTTCGAGCACCATCCGTTGGGTGTCAGCGCCCCGCCCGATCGGGTCGACGCGGTGGTGGCGGCCCTGGCCGGATTCTTCGTGTGGCGAGGGTCCCTCCCGCCGCCCCCCGGCATCCCCGGCGTGCGCGCTTTCCAGCGAGCCCAGGGCGCACGGGCCCTCGAGTGGTTGCGACACCGCCTGGGCGGCGTGTGA